Genomic window (Fibrobacter sp.):
CGGCCTAGCGCCCTACCAGGACTTCACAGAGCAGGGTTTCGCTTTCAGGAATCTTCGTGAGACGCTTGAGTTCGTCTTCGTAGAAGAAGGTCTCCCGACGGGCGTACTTGCCGAGACTCCGTGCAGACTCGCGAAGCATCTCGGCCACATAGCCCGCGTTCATGTTCAGACAGCGGTAGCCGCGGTCCCCCATGATATTGCAGGCGTCTTTCAGGTCCACCGTAAAGAAAACGGCAAAGGCCGAATCTTTCGGACTTTCCCCGTCCAGGTGCGCGTTCAAGAAACCTTCCCGATCCAAGTTCCCGGCATGCAGGTACAGGGATTTTTTCGAAGGCTGGTAACGGTAAATTCCCTGATAGACCAGGGACACGTCAAAGCAGGCCACCCAGATTTTCAGGAGTCCCGCCCCGAAGGCATTCAGGGTGCAGATTTCCATCCAGCGGAGCAGCGTAGAAAAGTCGTCCAGGGAGGCGGTCCAGGGTTTGAAAGGCCTGTGTTCCAGGGCTCCCGGCCCCAAGAAGTCGTATTCCCTAAAGAAAAACTCGTTGGGGTATTTTTGCGGCGTCAGGGGAAATTCGTCCCCTTCGAAAGCCTGGTTCTGGACCCTGAAAACCTTGACGCACTTGGACAGGTCCGTAATGCTTTCCGCCTTGTTCTGCAAAAGGAAACGGGCCCGCACCCTGGGGTTCAGGGCGGCATTTTCTTGCATGGGGAGTTCTCCCCTGCTGGAATAGGCAAACTGCGCCGCTAGCTCAAACTTTTTCAGAGCCTTGGGCATTATAGCCACCGCGGCCATGGGAATTTCATTCACCCCCAAATCCAAGGCGTAGGCTACTTCTACATCCACAAAGCTCCCGAGAGGAATGCCCATGGCTCCTGCAGAACGGGCCGAAATGGAGGCCAGCCCCACGTACGACCCAACATCCAGTTCTAGCTCGTGGTAGGCGGCTTCCTTGAACCGCCAGACGGCACGGTCCAGCAGCGCCGTAAAGAACAGCGTAATGGGGGCCTCTTCGATGAAGTTTCCGTCAGCAAAGGCCTTGACCAAAGCCTCCAGGCGGGTCTTTTTCAGCTTGGCGTTTTCCCAGGGGTAGGCCACTAGTTCACGGGTCTCGTAATCGAACTTGTAAAGGTCGTCAGGAACGCTCTGGCCCTTTATGTAGGCGTAAACGCCCACCGAGTGCAGTCCATCGGCAGAAACGTCGTTCTGCAGCTGGGTAAAGAGGCGGTTCATCAGGGTGGAAGAAGACTGGGTTATCTCGAACAGGTCTTCCGAGGCGGACTTTTTCCGCTGGCCCGCCTTGACCCCGTTGGTGGCGTAGCGCTTGCCTGCCGCATAGGGGTTCGAAACATTTCCGGAATTTTCCCAGTGGAGGGTAACGGGGTCGCCGGGCACCTGCCGCCCATACTTGATGGACTCGTGATATGTTTCGGAGAAATAAGCCACAACGAAAAGATAGTAAATGGAGGTTAGGGGATAGGGGTATGAGGTCGGTCGCCACAGGCTCCCTTTGAGTCATGAGTAATGAGTAGTGAGCATCGTCTTGTTTCCTTCATAACTGAAAACTCATAACTGACAACTGACTACTCCCCTCCCGTTTTCCCCCGTAAACGGGGCTTTTCTAAAAGTAAGCAAATAATAAGGGACACTTTATGTATATTGGGAAAAGAGGATTCTTATGACCAAAAAGAAATTGCTGACTATCCCCCTGGCCTGCGCCTTTGCCCTGAGTTTTTCCGCATGCGATGGCGACAACACCGTAAGTGTCTCAGAAAAACCGGCTCCAGGTCCAGAAACTCCCGCCGATTCATCTGCCGATTCCACTCAGAATGCAACAGAAGTAAAGCTCCTGGTGGACGATTTCGAGGACGGCGACAACCAAAGCCCTCT
Coding sequences:
- a CDS encoding nitroreductase family protein, translating into MAYFSETYHESIKYGRQVPGDPVTLHWENSGNVSNPYAAGKRYATNGVKAGQRKKSASEDLFEITQSSSTLMNRLFTQLQNDVSADGLHSVGVYAYIKGQSVPDDLYKFDYETRELVAYPWENAKLKKTRLEALVKAFADGNFIEEAPITLFFTALLDRAVWRFKEAAYHELELDVGSYVGLASISARSAGAMGIPLGSFVDVEVAYALDLGVNEIPMAAVAIMPKALKKFELAAQFAYSSRGELPMQENAALNPRVRARFLLQNKAESITDLSKCVKVFRVQNQAFEGDEFPLTPQKYPNEFFFREYDFLGPGALEHRPFKPWTASLDDFSTLLRWMEICTLNAFGAGLLKIWVACFDVSLVYQGIYRYQPSKKSLYLHAGNLDREGFLNAHLDGESPKDSAFAVFFTVDLKDACNIMGDRGYRCLNMNAGYVAEMLRESARSLGKYARRETFFYEDELKRLTKIPESETLLCEVLVGR